A region of Kribbella sp. NBC_01245 DNA encodes the following proteins:
- the sufD gene encoding Fe-S cluster assembly protein SufD: protein MSATETLVAAGNKGHSHGAGSEVPLQTRSERVTSYDVADFPVPHGREEEWRFTPVKALKGLFADEAGTETVKVDVQAPDGVTVETIAPDAVKAGKPQDRAAAVAWAHAEKAVAVRIPVEAELTEPVHVNVASLGGRGFSHLVIDAARHSRATVIIDHTGAGELGANVEIIVGDAAELRVVTIQSGDRESIHVAQHDAKVGRDAKLNHVVVSLGGKVVRVCTNVRYAGPGGDAELLGVYFPEAGQHHENRLFVDHEAANCKSNVVYKGALAGVSARSVWIGDVLIRAAAEGTDTFELNRNLVLTDGARADSVPNLEIETGEIVGAGHASATGRFDDEQLFYLQARGIPEDEARRLVVSGFFNDIIGRIGVPEVIERLHEVIEQKLARAATLSAGASAGAGQR from the coding sequence ATGTCAGCCACCGAAACCCTGGTTGCCGCCGGCAACAAGGGCCACTCCCACGGGGCCGGGTCCGAAGTGCCCTTGCAGACCCGGAGCGAGCGCGTTACGTCGTACGACGTGGCCGACTTCCCGGTGCCGCACGGGCGCGAAGAGGAGTGGCGCTTCACCCCGGTGAAGGCGCTGAAGGGTCTGTTCGCCGACGAGGCCGGTACCGAGACCGTCAAGGTCGACGTACAGGCGCCGGACGGTGTCACGGTCGAGACCATCGCGCCGGACGCGGTCAAGGCGGGTAAGCCGCAGGACCGCGCGGCCGCGGTGGCCTGGGCACACGCCGAGAAGGCCGTGGCCGTGCGGATTCCGGTCGAGGCCGAGCTGACCGAGCCGGTGCACGTGAACGTCGCGAGCCTCGGTGGCCGCGGTTTCAGCCATCTGGTCATCGACGCCGCCCGGCACAGCCGAGCGACCGTGATCATCGACCACACCGGTGCCGGCGAGCTCGGCGCCAACGTGGAGATCATCGTCGGCGACGCAGCCGAGCTGCGGGTCGTCACCATCCAGTCCGGTGACCGCGAGTCGATCCACGTCGCCCAGCACGACGCCAAGGTCGGCCGGGACGCCAAGCTGAACCACGTCGTCGTCAGCCTCGGCGGCAAGGTCGTGCGCGTTTGCACCAACGTGAGGTACGCCGGTCCCGGTGGCGACGCCGAGCTGCTCGGCGTCTACTTCCCCGAGGCGGGCCAACACCACGAGAACCGGCTGTTCGTGGACCACGAGGCCGCGAACTGCAAGAGCAACGTGGTCTACAAGGGCGCGCTGGCAGGCGTTTCGGCCCGTTCGGTCTGGATCGGCGACGTGCTGATCCGCGCGGCGGCCGAGGGTACGGACACGTTCGAGCTGAACCGGAACCTGGTCCTCACCGATGGCGCCCGCGCCGACTCGGTGCCGAACCTGGAGATCGAGACCGGTGAGATCGTGGGTGCGGGTCACGCCTCGGCGACCGGCCGGTTCGACGACGAGCAGCTGTTCTACCTGCAGGCCCGCGGCATCCCCGAGGATGAGGCCCGCCGCCTGGTGGTGTCCGGCTTCTTCAACGACATCATCGGCCGGATCGGCGTGCCCGAGGTGATCGAGCGTCTGCACGAGGTGATCGAGCAGAAGCTGGCCCGCG
- the sufB gene encoding Fe-S cluster assembly protein SufB — MTQTAHPELEGLGSYQYGWADSDAAGAVAQRGISADVVRGISGLKNEPEWMLDLRLKGLKLFDRKPMPSWGADLSGIDFDNIKYFVRSTEKQATSWEDLPDDIKNTYDKLGIPEAEKQRLVAGVAAQYESEVVYHQIREDLEEQGVIFVDTDTGLREHEELFKEYFASVIPVGDNKFASLNTSVWSGGSFIYVPKGVKVDIPLQAYFRINTENMGQFERTLIIVDEDAYVHYVEGCTAPIYKSDSLHSAVVEIIVKKGARCRYTTIQNWSNNVYNLVTKRATCEAGATMEWIDGNIGSKVTMKYPAVYLMGEHAKGETLSVAFAGEGQHQDAGSKMVHNAPYTSSSIVSKSVARGGGRTSYRGLVEVAPGSHHSKSTVRCDALLVDTISRSDTYPYVDVREDDVAMGHEATVSKVSDDQLFYLMSRGMAEDEAMAMIVRGFIEPIARELPMEYALELNRLIELQMEGAVG; from the coding sequence ATGACGCAAACCGCTCACCCCGAACTGGAAGGCCTCGGCAGTTACCAGTACGGCTGGGCTGACTCCGATGCCGCCGGTGCTGTCGCCCAGCGCGGTATCAGTGCCGACGTGGTCCGGGGCATCTCCGGGCTGAAGAACGAGCCGGAGTGGATGCTCGACCTGCGCCTCAAGGGCCTGAAGTTGTTCGACCGCAAGCCGATGCCGTCGTGGGGTGCCGACCTGTCCGGTATCGACTTCGACAACATCAAGTACTTCGTCCGCTCCACCGAGAAGCAGGCGACCAGCTGGGAAGACCTGCCCGACGACATCAAGAACACCTACGACAAGCTCGGCATCCCGGAGGCGGAGAAGCAGCGTCTCGTCGCCGGTGTCGCCGCGCAGTACGAGTCGGAGGTCGTCTACCACCAGATCCGTGAGGACCTGGAGGAGCAGGGTGTCATCTTCGTCGACACCGACACCGGCCTGCGCGAGCACGAGGAGCTCTTCAAGGAGTACTTCGCCTCGGTCATCCCGGTCGGCGACAACAAGTTCGCCTCGCTGAACACGTCGGTCTGGTCCGGCGGCTCGTTCATCTATGTGCCCAAGGGCGTCAAGGTGGACATCCCGCTACAGGCCTACTTCCGGATCAACACCGAGAACATGGGCCAGTTCGAGCGGACCCTGATCATCGTCGACGAGGACGCCTACGTTCACTACGTCGAGGGTTGTACGGCGCCGATCTACAAGTCGGACTCGCTGCACTCCGCCGTGGTCGAGATCATCGTGAAGAAGGGCGCTCGCTGCCGCTACACGACGATCCAGAACTGGTCGAACAACGTCTACAACCTCGTCACCAAGCGGGCCACCTGTGAGGCCGGCGCGACGATGGAGTGGATCGACGGCAACATCGGTTCCAAGGTCACCATGAAGTACCCGGCCGTCTACCTGATGGGTGAGCACGCCAAGGGCGAGACCCTGTCGGTCGCGTTCGCGGGCGAGGGCCAGCACCAGGACGCCGGTTCGAAGATGGTGCACAACGCGCCGTACACCTCGAGCTCGATCGTGTCGAAGTCCGTCGCCCGTGGTGGCGGCCGGACGTCGTACCGCGGTCTGGTCGAGGTCGCGCCGGGCAGCCACCACAGCAAGTCCACCGTGCGGTGTGACGCGCTGCTGGTCGACACGATCAGCCGCTCCGACACCTACCCGTACGTCGACGTCCGCGAGGACGACGTCGCGATGGGCCACGAGGCCACGGTCTCGAAGGTCAGCGACGACCAGCTCTTCTACCTGATGAGCCGCGGTATGGCCGAGGACGAGGCGATGGCGATGATCGTCCGCGGCTTCATCGAGCCGATCGCCCGCGAGCTCCCGATGGAGTACGCGCTGGAACTGAACCGCCTGATCGAACTGCAGATGGAAGGGGCCGTCGGCTGA
- a CDS encoding helix-turn-helix transcriptional regulator, giving the protein MKTSASIGQAPAGASAARDESTRDRVARSILTNGPSSAAVLAERLELTPAAVRRHLDHLLEDGTVVAREERVYGPRGRGRPAKVFCLTDSGRHAFFQAYDDLAATALHFIAESGGDEAVAAFARARVAEVEVRYRALVDAAPESKKADVLAEALSADGFAASAMTAGAGAQLCQHHCPVAHVAEQFPQLCEAETEVFARLLGKHVQRLATIAHGDGVCTTHIPGATAPVSPVSDGESARTAR; this is encoded by the coding sequence GTGAAAACTTCCGCGTCGATCGGCCAGGCCCCTGCGGGCGCCTCCGCCGCGCGGGACGAGTCCACTCGCGACCGGGTCGCCCGGTCGATTCTGACCAATGGGCCGTCCAGTGCGGCGGTGCTCGCGGAGCGCCTCGAGCTTACGCCTGCCGCCGTCCGGCGACACCTGGACCACCTGCTCGAAGACGGCACGGTGGTCGCTCGCGAGGAGCGCGTCTACGGCCCCCGCGGTCGCGGCCGTCCGGCGAAGGTGTTCTGCCTGACCGACTCCGGCCGGCATGCGTTCTTCCAGGCGTACGACGACCTGGCCGCGACCGCGCTGCACTTCATCGCCGAGTCCGGTGGTGACGAGGCGGTGGCCGCATTCGCCCGCGCCCGGGTGGCCGAGGTCGAGGTCCGCTACCGTGCACTGGTCGACGCCGCCCCGGAGAGCAAGAAGGCCGACGTGCTCGCCGAGGCGCTCAGTGCCGACGGGTTCGCCGCCTCCGCCATGACGGCGGGCGCCGGCGCCCAGCTGTGCCAGCACCACTGCCCGGTCGCCCATGTGGCCGAGCAGTTCCCCCAGTTGTGCGAGGCCGAGACCGAGGTATTCGCCCGGTTGCTCGGTAAGCATGTCCAGCGCCTGGCCACCATCGCGCATGGTGACGGCGTTTGCACCACACATATCCCCGGTGCCACGGCTCCGGTTTCCCCTGTATCCGACGGCGAATCTGCGAGGACTGCAAGATGA
- a CDS encoding ABC transporter ATP-binding protein yields MPIAVEIHDLVVRYGEKTAVDGLSLSVATGSITSVLGPNGAGKTTTVESCEGFRRPNSGQVRVLGLDPIADHDALMPRIGVMLQEGGAWSGVRALEMLRYVAALHSHPLDVSMLTDRLDLGSCGRTPYRRLSGGQKQRLSFALAIVGRPEIAFLDEPTTGLDPHGRREIWQVIRELRADGVTVVLTTHAMDEAEQLSDQIHVLSAGQVIASGTPGELTDHGARSLEDVYLSLTHPDPRKL; encoded by the coding sequence GTGCCAATCGCGGTAGAGATCCACGACCTCGTCGTCCGGTACGGCGAGAAGACCGCCGTCGACGGCCTGAGTCTTTCCGTCGCGACCGGCTCGATCACCTCTGTTCTAGGGCCGAACGGCGCTGGTAAGACCACCACGGTCGAGAGCTGCGAGGGCTTCCGCCGGCCGAATTCGGGCCAGGTCCGGGTGCTCGGACTGGACCCGATCGCGGACCACGACGCCCTGATGCCACGGATCGGCGTGATGCTCCAAGAGGGCGGCGCCTGGTCCGGCGTACGGGCTCTGGAGATGCTCCGGTACGTCGCCGCGCTGCACTCGCACCCGCTGGACGTGAGCATGCTCACAGACCGGCTGGACCTCGGCAGCTGCGGCCGTACGCCGTACCGGAGGTTGTCCGGCGGCCAGAAGCAGCGCCTGTCGTTCGCCCTGGCCATCGTCGGCCGGCCCGAGATCGCGTTCCTGGACGAACCGACCACCGGGCTCGACCCGCACGGCCGCCGGGAGATCTGGCAGGTCATCCGCGAGCTTCGTGCCGATGGCGTGACGGTGGTCCTGACCACGCACGCGATGGACGAGGCCGAGCAGCTCTCGGACCAGATCCACGTACTTTCGGCCGGCCAGGTGATCGCCTCGGGTACGCCCGGCGAGCTGACCGACCACGGTGCCCGGTCCCTCGAGGACGTGTACCTCTCGCTGACGCACCCCGACCCTCGGAAGCTGTGA